From a region of the Syntrophorhabdus sp. genome:
- a CDS encoding sigma-54-dependent Fis family transcriptional regulator, whose translation MKTNVLVVDDDNHMRIALKESLVRAGYNVALAEDGRKAMVEIDRNIFDLVITDVKMPHLGGIDLLKAIKETSPLMPVILMTGYGTVKDAVQVIKEGAYDYIQKPFNTDMLYSVVRRALGVNNGKIIFTSRAMKEVLQKAQRVAGSDATVLVLGESGVGKEVISRYIHESSDRSRMSFVAVNCAALPENLLESELFGYEKGAFTGALSRKPGKFELADKGTILLDEITEMDLKLQAKLLRVLQEKEVEVLGSRSPRKVDVRVIATTNRDIVKVVADGSFREDLYYRLSVFPITIPALRERREDIPPLVNHLLKKHSRGMDVGVSDEAMKHLASRHWKGNVRELENVIARACILSNGSVISMSHLDEGRPAQDMAVGSVRDMETKLIIDALRSVRGNRSKAAGILGITVRTLRNKINEYKAMGIDVPVREY comes from the coding sequence ATGAAAACGAATGTCCTCGTAGTTGATGACGATAACCACATGCGCATAGCGCTGAAGGAATCCCTGGTGCGCGCGGGCTACAACGTCGCCCTCGCGGAGGACGGCAGGAAGGCCATGGTCGAGATCGACAGGAATATCTTCGACCTCGTCATCACCGATGTGAAGATGCCCCATCTCGGTGGTATCGATCTTCTCAAGGCCATCAAGGAGACATCGCCGCTCATGCCCGTCATCCTCATGACGGGATATGGGACGGTCAAGGACGCCGTGCAGGTCATAAAGGAGGGCGCCTACGACTACATCCAGAAGCCCTTTAACACCGATATGCTCTACAGCGTGGTGCGGCGCGCCCTGGGTGTGAACAACGGAAAGATCATCTTCACTTCACGGGCGATGAAAGAGGTGCTTCAGAAGGCGCAGAGGGTGGCCGGGTCTGATGCCACGGTCCTTGTCCTTGGCGAGAGCGGTGTGGGCAAAGAGGTGATATCCAGGTACATCCACGAGAGCTCCGACCGCTCCCGCATGTCCTTTGTTGCCGTGAACTGCGCCGCCCTGCCGGAGAACCTGCTTGAGAGCGAGCTCTTCGGTTACGAGAAAGGGGCTTTCACCGGTGCTCTCTCCCGCAAGCCGGGGAAGTTCGAGCTTGCCGACAAGGGGACCATCCTTCTCGATGAGATCACCGAGATGGACCTCAAGCTCCAGGCAAAGCTTCTGCGCGTGCTCCAGGAAAAGGAGGTGGAAGTCCTCGGTTCCCGGTCTCCCCGGAAGGTCGATGTCCGCGTCATCGCGACGACGAACAGGGACATTGTGAAGGTGGTGGCCGACGGGAGCTTCCGCGAAGACCTTTACTATCGCCTCAGCGTCTTCCCGATCACCATCCCGGCGTTGCGCGAGCGCCGCGAGGACATACCACCCCTCGTGAACCATCTTTTGAAGAAACACTCCCGGGGGATGGACGTCGGCGTGAGCGACGAAGCGATGAAGCATCTCGCGAGCAGGCATTGGAAAGGGAATGTTCGGGAACTGGAGAACGTCATAGCCAGGGCGTGCATACTGTCCAACGGCTCCGTCATCTCCATGAGCCACCTCGATGAGGGCAGACCTGCCCAGGACATGGCGGTGGGCTCTGTCCGGGACATGGAGACGAAGCTCATCATCGACGCCCTGAGGTCGGTCAGGGGCAACAGGTCGAAGGCGGCGGGCATACTGGGCATCACCGTCCGCACACTGCGCAACAAGATCAACGAATACAAGGCGATGGGCATTGACGTGCCGGTAAGGGAGTATTGA
- the fliE gene encoding flagellar hook-basal body complex protein FliE has product MKVENFTLPSFGEVQKPANEKTRTSFGDVLKDSIKKVVELEKEADNEVEKLVKMENTDVQTTMIAIEKADLSFQMMMQIRNKIISAYEEIMRMQV; this is encoded by the coding sequence ATGAAGGTAGAAAATTTCACTCTTCCCAGTTTCGGTGAGGTCCAGAAGCCGGCCAACGAAAAGACCAGGACCTCCTTCGGTGATGTCCTGAAGGACTCCATCAAGAAGGTCGTGGAACTCGAGAAGGAAGCGGACAACGAAGTGGAAAAACTGGTCAAGATGGAGAACACCGATGTTCAGACCACGATGATCGCCATCGAGAAAGCGGACCTGTCCTTCCAGATGATGATGCAGATACGGAACAAGATCATCTCCGCCTATGAAGAGATAATGAGAATGCAGGTGTAA
- the flgB gene encoding flagellar basal body rod protein FlgB, producing the protein MQIVDLIGRALSIRAFYHKVVSGNIANAQTPGYREKEIDFRRELDRRTGTEAGLAPSGDAGYTVTENPGHDGLARLDGNTVNLEDQTVKLTENQLMYQALVQMASKRFAMMKYLIGEGKR; encoded by the coding sequence ATGCAGATAGTGGACCTCATCGGAAGGGCGCTCTCCATCAGAGCCTTCTATCACAAGGTGGTTTCGGGCAATATAGCGAATGCCCAGACTCCCGGATACAGGGAAAAGGAGATCGATTTCCGGCGGGAGCTCGACAGGCGCACCGGGACCGAGGCGGGGCTCGCCCCTTCGGGCGACGCTGGCTACACCGTCACGGAGAACCCGGGCCATGACGGTCTTGCGCGGCTTGACGGGAACACCGTCAACCTGGAAGACCAGACGGTAAAGCTCACGGAGAACCAGCTCATGTACCAGGCGCTGGTCCAGATGGCCTCAAAGCGTTTTGCCATGATGAAGTATCTCATAGGCGAGGGAAAGAGGTAG
- the flgC gene encoding flagellar basal body rod protein FlgC: MGAFDIFKISASGMKAQRKRMEIVASNLANVQTTSTEEGGAYRKKDVVFKAIDVSDDKTFSGTLSKKVEGVEVESVKESDKPFQMVYNPSHPDANSEGYVTFPNVNLMEEMTDMTAATRAYEANVNVLNTTKDMFLKTLELIK; the protein is encoded by the coding sequence ATGGGAGCATTCGATATCTTCAAGATCAGCGCTTCGGGGATGAAGGCACAGAGGAAACGCATGGAGATCGTGGCGTCGAACCTTGCCAACGTCCAGACGACGAGCACGGAAGAAGGCGGGGCGTACAGGAAGAAGGACGTTGTCTTCAAGGCGATCGATGTCTCCGACGACAAGACCTTTTCGGGGACCCTCTCGAAGAAGGTGGAAGGCGTCGAGGTCGAGTCCGTCAAGGAGAGCGACAAGCCTTTCCAGATGGTCTACAATCCGAGCCATCCCGACGCCAACTCCGAAGGGTATGTCACGTTTCCCAACGTGAACCTGATGGAGGAGATGACGGACATGACGGCGGCCACCCGTGCCTACGAGGCCAACGTCAACGTTCTCAACACGACGAAGGACATGTTCCTGAAGACTCTCGAGCTTATTAAATAG
- the fliF gene encoding flagellar M-ring protein FliF produces the protein MPPMDELLNTTKNYLKTTPKSKLYMYLFLFIALVGGSIIGLSFLQKETYQTLFAGLSTEDASVVVTKLKELKVPYKLGLGGTSVSVPKDKVYDVRLMLAGQNALPGGSGVGFELFDKTNYGMTEFMQNINYKRAIQGELSRTINQMPEVKASRVHIAIPEKTLFTDREKDVTASVFLKLRGGKTLSKEQVAGIVHLVSGSIEGLKADNVTIVDSFGKILYKAGSSGTAVALSGQQFELQKSVERTIEESVQSMLDRFMPANKSIIRANVELNLRKVEKVEEEFDPNKRVPTSERKSREKSLNRTAGPAGVPGVASNVPNATGRNQNTAAAVTQTSAGRGSESEREESQVTYEVSKTVKKIVEPYGDIKRLSVAIVLDGKYEKVKGQNGEELKYSPRSQKELTDIKGIVARAVGIDEARGDKIEVLNVPFETENLADEKGLLDAAERKEMIFSFSKYGFYALIIAALFFFVIKPILGFLKSRADRAPLYQVKDVYVKSGAGTAVPGGDQPAAIESKQQAAINDVMRDKTVVGSVIKEWVKEGT, from the coding sequence ATGCCTCCGATGGACGAACTCCTCAATACCACGAAGAACTATCTCAAAACGACCCCGAAGAGCAAGCTCTATATGTACCTCTTCCTTTTCATCGCGCTTGTGGGCGGCTCCATCATCGGTCTTTCCTTCCTCCAGAAGGAGACCTACCAGACGCTGTTCGCCGGCCTCTCCACGGAAGATGCCTCGGTGGTCGTGACGAAGCTCAAGGAACTCAAGGTTCCCTACAAGCTTGGGCTCGGCGGCACCTCGGTCTCCGTCCCCAAGGACAAGGTCTATGACGTGCGGCTCATGCTTGCCGGTCAGAACGCCCTTCCCGGCGGCAGCGGCGTCGGTTTCGAACTCTTCGACAAGACGAACTACGGCATGACGGAGTTCATGCAGAACATCAACTACAAGCGGGCCATACAGGGGGAGCTGTCGCGCACCATCAACCAGATGCCGGAGGTGAAGGCGTCCCGGGTGCACATCGCCATCCCGGAAAAGACCCTCTTCACCGACAGGGAAAAGGATGTCACGGCATCGGTCTTCCTCAAGCTGAGGGGTGGGAAGACACTCTCCAAGGAACAGGTGGCGGGCATCGTCCACCTGGTCTCGGGCAGCATAGAGGGGCTCAAGGCCGACAATGTGACCATCGTCGATTCTTTCGGAAAGATACTCTACAAGGCCGGGAGTTCCGGCACGGCGGTCGCCCTCTCGGGCCAGCAGTTCGAACTGCAGAAGAGCGTTGAAAGGACCATCGAGGAATCGGTCCAGTCCATGCTCGACAGGTTTATGCCTGCCAACAAGTCGATCATACGCGCGAATGTGGAGCTCAATCTTCGCAAGGTGGAAAAGGTGGAAGAGGAGTTCGACCCCAACAAGAGGGTCCCCACGAGCGAGCGCAAGAGCAGAGAGAAGTCGCTGAACCGCACAGCCGGGCCGGCAGGTGTCCCGGGGGTGGCATCCAACGTGCCCAACGCCACGGGCAGGAACCAGAATACCGCGGCGGCCGTTACCCAGACATCGGCCGGGCGCGGCAGCGAATCGGAACGGGAAGAGTCCCAGGTGACCTACGAGGTCAGCAAGACCGTCAAGAAGATAGTGGAGCCTTACGGCGATATCAAGCGCCTCTCGGTCGCCATCGTTCTCGACGGGAAATATGAAAAGGTGAAGGGCCAGAACGGTGAGGAGCTCAAGTATTCCCCGCGGTCACAGAAAGAGCTCACCGACATCAAGGGGATCGTGGCGAGGGCAGTGGGGATAGACGAGGCGAGGGGCGACAAGATCGAGGTCTTGAACGTTCCCTTTGAGACCGAAAACCTCGCCGACGAGAAAGGTCTTCTCGACGCGGCGGAACGGAAAGAGATGATATTCAGCTTCAGCAAGTACGGTTTCTACGCCCTGATCATCGCGGCGCTCTTCTTCTTCGTCATCAAACCCATCCTCGGTTTCCTGAAATCACGGGCAGACCGCGCGCCCCTTTACCAGGTCAAGGACGTGTACGTGAAGAGCGGCGCCGGTACAGCGGTACCGGGA